DNA sequence from the Bacillus pumilus genome:
AACAACCCCTTTTTTTGTCCTACCGCATTTGGATAAACGTCAGCCTCAGCTGTATATATTTTAAAATGATACCATAATGCCACTTGATATCCTATATGTAAAACGTCATCAAACCGCTTCCAGCCAACCTTGTATATACATGATATAGCTCCTTAGATACAGGCTGAATTCACTAGAAAAAAGCAGATCATTGACCTGCTTCTCTTTGTAAATGCCATGTTTTTAGTTTAAGATTTGTTTCATTTCTACCACTGATCGAGATTGATTTATTTCCCGGGGAAGGAAAGTAACGAGCAGTCAATACTTCCCGGCCTCCGTTTACAAAAATCTCAATCGACGATGCATCGATAAAGATGTGAAGATCTTGTAATTCCTCTATTGCTACTTCTCGAACTTCTTTTGATCGATCTTCAAATCGATCTCGCTCTAGTGTCAGTTTGCCCTCATCTTTATCATAAATGATACGGGCTGCCGCTCGAATACAGCATTCAAACCCTTTTTGTGTATCAATTTGATCAATGAATAACTCTGCGCTCGTAATATCATCTACAGGAATCGATTGGACGGAGCGTTTGATATGGAAAATATGCTCATGTTCGTTGGTTCTCATCGCCTGAAGCTCAGTGACTGGCTTTTGAATCAGATGTCCGTCATCATCTAAACACAGCTCTCTCGGAATGGTGAGGCAGTGTATCCATTGATACGAAATCGTTGGGTGATGCTCTTCTCCTTGATCAGGCACTCCCATCCATCCGATTAAAAGACGTCTGCCTGATTCGTCTAGAAAGGTTTGCTGCGCATAGAAGTCAAAGCCTCGGTCCAGCTCCTCAAATGCTCCGTGCGTATATTGATAGGTATGGTCATCCAATCTCCCAACAAAATAGCCTGATTGATGTGTATTATGATATTTTAAGCCATCCGGCTTGAGCCCCTGCGGCGACACAATCAATACATCCCGGCCATCTAATTCAAATAGATCTGGACATTCCCACATATAGCCGAAATCCTCTAATCCATTTTTCCCACTGCCTGCAATGATGCCTTGAAACGTCCAATTATCTAAAGTATCAGAGGTAAACAAGACGAGATTCCCTTTCAGGTTCAGGCTTTGTGCACCTAGAACCATGTACCACTGGCCATTTCGCTTCCATACTTTCGGATCACGAAAATGGGCGGTGAATCCATCTGGCAGCGTCGCCACGACACCTTTTTTCTGAAAATGAATGCCATCCTCTGAAACAGCTAAACATTGATACGTCTCGCGGTTCCCTTGTTCATCGCGAACGTTGCCAGTGTACATCACATACATATGTCCATCGTCAATGACTGCACTGCCAGAATAACAGCCGTTTTGATCAAACCAATCACTTGGCGCAAGGGCGGCTTCCTCGTGCTGCCAATTTACTAGATCTGTCGATGTGTAATGGCCCCAAAATTTTGCGCCGTGACCCGTTTCGAATGGCTGCCACTGATAAAAAACGTGGTAAACGCCTTTCCACTGAATCAACCCATTCGGGTCATTTAAAAGACCTACTGGCGGCATTAAATGAAAATGCTGGCGGTACACATCTTTTTTCACCAAATGCTCGTAGTTTCGAATACGTTCTGCTACCTTTTGACGAAGTACTGCGTCAGTTGTTGTCATGACTGTGACCACTCCTTGATTATTTTTCGACTTCTTTTACTTTAAAGATGATGGTAAGAGTAAATGAAACAGCAACAGCGATTAACATACCAATCACATAATTCACCACATTTTGCACACCGAATGGCGCTGCAATCGCAATCATCGGAATCCCCGTTAAACCATAGGCGTTGGCGGCTACCTTTGTGAAGACAACAAATGCCCCGCCTAATGCGCCTCCGATCATCGCGGCAATAAACGGTTTACGATAGCGGAGGTTGACACCGAATATAACAGGCTCGGTAATCCCTAGGAAAGCTGAGAAGGCTGCAGGAAGTGCAATTTCTTTTGTTTTCGCGCGTTTCGCTAAGAAAAAGACTGCCAAGCCTGCCCCGCCTTGCGCTACGTTGGACATCGCCCAAATTGGCAGCAAATAGTTCCGCCCAATATCATTCAGCAGTCCTGCTTCAATCGCATGGAAGCTATGATGAACCCCTGTGAGCACAATGAGAGAGTAGGCTCCTCCGAAAATGAACCCTGCTAAGAAGCCTGCATGATCATAAATAAATGTCAGTGCATTTGAAATTCCTGTACCGAGCATTCTTCCAAGCGGTCCAACAGCAATAAACGTCACAAATCCAGTTGCAATCACCGTCACAAATGGGGTCACAAGTAAATCAATACTGTTCGGAACCACTTTTCTTAAATTCTTTTCAACAAGACACATGATGTACACAGTCAATAACACTGGAATGACTGTTCCTTGGTAACCAAGAAGAGCAATATCAAAATTGAATAAATGCATATACTCTGGTTTCGCATCCGTCAGTCCCCACGGGTTGAGCAGGTTCGGGTGAATCATAATCCCCCCAATAACGGCTCCTAAATACGGATTTCCACCAAACTCTTTCGCTGCACTGACACCAATTAAAATCGGTAAAATGATAAAGGCTGCACTTGAGAACATATCAAGCATTTGGAAGATCGCGGAGCTTGGGTCAGCCCATTTGAAGGCTTTCATCATGCCTAAAAGCCCCATTAATAAACCGCTTGCAACAATGGCTGGAATGATCGGTACAAAAATATTTGACAACGTCTTTGCAAAACGTGCAAGTGGATTCATTTTTTGTTTCACTGCTTCATCATGGCTGACAGGTTTTTCTTTCTCGTCGTCTGTCTCAAGGCCGGTCTCACGAGCAAATGGTTCATATACTTTGTTGACCGCTCCCGTTCCAAAAATGATTTGGAATTGCCCCGAGCTTGAGAAAGCCCCCTTTACCCCTTCAAGTTCCTCAATGGCATCTTTGTCAATCAGTTCCTCATCTTTCATCACCAATCTGAGTCTTGTTGCACAATGCGTGGCACTGATGACATTTTTCTTGCCGCCTAATAGTTCTGTTAATTCTTTGGCTGTTTTTTGATAATCCATGTTGTCTCCTCCTTTTTTAAAACAAAAAAGACCTAAAATTCACTAACGATAAAAGGACATACACGTCCCCTCGTTACGCAAATTTTAGGTCTTGCCTGCCTGACAGTCACAATCCCGCGATATCAAGTTTTGATTACGCTTTCATCATAGTATAAGAGCGTGACGTGCGTCAACCTCTTTTTTCGAATCTATTGACCCATATACACTATTTAAAGTAGTGTGCATAAAAAAAAGCCTGCATGCAGGCACAACCACTAAACCAATTCGGCATCCTGCAGACGCTGGACATGCAGCGTGATGTAGCCGATCTCCGATTCAGGGAGATGAAGTTCATATTCATTTTTTAACAATTCAGCGAGTCCACGTGCACACTGGTAAGCCAAATCATACTTTGTTTGGATAAAACTCAGCATGTCATCGTCCATGATTTGAAATGCCTCATTTGATTCCAACCTGCCTAATGCATACCTCAAATGTGTCACAAGTCGCTGATAGGAAATACTATCCTCATCAATTGAATGCTGAAAATAGCTTTCTATATGCTCGATCATTTCTTTGATCATCGTTGTATATTTCACGGTTTTTTTCATGGACTCCGTATTCATTTTGGCCGTATGAATATGGAGTGCCACATACCCTGCCTCATCGTCCGGCAGTTCAACCCCAAGCCGATCCTTTACATAACGAATGGCATACTTTCCAATTTCATATTCCTGCTTATATAAGACTTTGATCTCACCAAGCAATTTATTATATAGCACAATGCCCTTTTGAATGCGCTCAATGGCAAAGGATAAATGGTCAGTCAGTGATATGTGGATATGATCACTAAGTGGCATCATCAGTTCACCCTCTGCATAACTGATGATATGCTCTGCCACCTCAATATGAACTTCGGGCAATGTCGCAAGAATTTGTTTGAATTTCTCATTTTCTTCACGCACAACAAAGATTTTCTCTATTTTTTGAACGGGAACGACGTCATTTTTCCCCTTCTGAAAAGCAATTCCGGGCCCCATCACAATTTTCTCCTGATCACCCTCCTTTACAATCACTGCATTGTTATTCAATATCTTATATATCTTCAAGGGGTATCCTCTCCCACTAGATAACGTTTCTTATGTGGGATTTTACCCTGTTTCATCTCCCATGTAAAGGTAAGAGCGGACCAGCACGCGCCTCTCTCGTCGTCTTCTCATCAAGCATCATCAGACTTTGCTTAAACAGTTTCTCTAACCTGCGCTTCTTGTTCTTTTCTTC
Encoded proteins:
- a CDS encoding sucrose-6-phosphate hydrolase, whose translation is MTTTDAVLRQKVAERIRNYEHLVKKDVYRQHFHLMPPVGLLNDPNGLIQWKGVYHVFYQWQPFETGHGAKFWGHYTSTDLVNWQHEEAALAPSDWFDQNGCYSGSAVIDDGHMYVMYTGNVRDEQGNRETYQCLAVSEDGIHFQKKGVVATLPDGFTAHFRDPKVWKRNGQWYMVLGAQSLNLKGNLVLFTSDTLDNWTFQGIIAGSGKNGLEDFGYMWECPDLFELDGRDVLIVSPQGLKPDGLKYHNTHQSGYFVGRLDDHTYQYTHGAFEELDRGFDFYAQQTFLDESGRRLLIGWMGVPDQGEEHHPTISYQWIHCLTIPRELCLDDDGHLIQKPVTELQAMRTNEHEHIFHIKRSVQSIPVDDITSAELFIDQIDTQKGFECCIRAAARIIYDKDEGKLTLERDRFEDRSKEVREVAIEELQDLHIFIDASSIEIFVNGGREVLTARYFPSPGNKSISISGRNETNLKLKTWHLQREAGQ
- a CDS encoding sucrose-specific PTS transporter subunit IIBC; the encoded protein is MDYQKTAKELTELLGGKKNVISATHCATRLRLVMKDEELIDKDAIEELEGVKGAFSSSGQFQIIFGTGAVNKVYEPFARETGLETDDEKEKPVSHDEAVKQKMNPLARFAKTLSNIFVPIIPAIVASGLLMGLLGMMKAFKWADPSSAIFQMLDMFSSAAFIILPILIGVSAAKEFGGNPYLGAVIGGIMIHPNLLNPWGLTDAKPEYMHLFNFDIALLGYQGTVIPVLLTVYIMCLVEKNLRKVVPNSIDLLVTPFVTVIATGFVTFIAVGPLGRMLGTGISNALTFIYDHAGFLAGFIFGGAYSLIVLTGVHHSFHAIEAGLLNDIGRNYLLPIWAMSNVAQGGAGLAVFFLAKRAKTKEIALPAAFSAFLGITEPVIFGVNLRYRKPFIAAMIGGALGGAFVVFTKVAANAYGLTGIPMIAIAAPFGVQNVVNYVIGMLIAVAVSFTLTIIFKVKEVEK
- a CDS encoding PRD domain-containing protein, whose product is MKIYKILNNNAVIVKEGDQEKIVMGPGIAFQKGKNDVVPVQKIEKIFVVREENEKFKQILATLPEVHIEVAEHIISYAEGELMMPLSDHIHISLTDHLSFAIERIQKGIVLYNKLLGEIKVLYKQEYEIGKYAIRYVKDRLGVELPDDEAGYVALHIHTAKMNTESMKKTVKYTTMIKEMIEHIESYFQHSIDEDSISYQRLVTHLRYALGRLESNEAFQIMDDDMLSFIQTKYDLAYQCARGLAELLKNEYELHLPESEIGYITLHVQRLQDAELV